Proteins found in one Subtercola endophyticus genomic segment:
- a CDS encoding helix-turn-helix transcriptional regulator, whose translation MAETRSEIREFLSSRRARITPEQAGLPAYGGNRRVPGLRREEVAMLTGVSVDYYVRLERGGLAGASESVLDALARTLRLDEAEREYLFDLARAATPVRVPRQRPAASVRPAVLQVLEAVSDAPAWVRNARHDILASNTMGRALYSPVFDDPRRPVNTTRFTYLNPAARQFWRDYDQIANDAAAMLRLEAGRHPHDPQLINLIGELSTQSEVFRQRWASRDVMHHRSGVKRIHHPVVGDLDLNFESLELPSEPGLVMNVYTAPAGSPTADALKVLASWAATQQTTGAAEGAEAEREAQAL comes from the coding sequence ATGGCTGAAACGCGTTCGGAGATCCGCGAGTTCTTGAGTTCTCGTCGCGCCCGCATCACTCCCGAGCAGGCGGGGCTGCCGGCGTACGGCGGCAATCGCCGGGTGCCGGGGCTGCGCCGCGAAGAGGTCGCGATGCTCACCGGCGTCTCGGTCGACTACTACGTTCGCCTCGAGCGCGGCGGCCTCGCCGGAGCCTCAGAGAGCGTTCTCGATGCGCTGGCCCGCACGTTGCGGCTCGACGAGGCCGAGCGCGAGTACCTCTTCGATCTGGCCCGTGCGGCCACACCGGTGCGGGTGCCACGGCAGCGCCCCGCTGCGTCGGTTCGACCCGCCGTGCTCCAGGTGCTCGAAGCGGTATCGGATGCCCCGGCCTGGGTTCGCAACGCACGCCACGACATTCTCGCGTCGAACACGATGGGCCGAGCGCTCTACTCCCCGGTGTTCGACGACCCGCGGCGCCCGGTGAACACCACCCGCTTCACCTATCTGAACCCCGCGGCGCGGCAGTTCTGGCGCGACTACGACCAGATCGCCAACGACGCGGCCGCGATGCTGCGGCTGGAGGCGGGCCGCCACCCGCATGACCCCCAGCTCATCAACCTCATCGGCGAGCTGTCGACGCAGAGCGAGGTCTTTCGCCAGCGCTGGGCGTCGCGAGACGTCATGCATCACCGCAGTGGGGTCAAGCGCATCCATCACCCGGTGGTCGGCGACCTCGACCTGAACTTCGAGTCGCTGGAGCTGCCGAGCGAGCCCGGCCTGGTGATGAACGTCTACACCGCGCCCGCCGGGTCGCCGACCGCCGACGCGCTCAAAGTGCTGGCGTCGTGGGCTGCCACTCAGCAGACGACCGGGGCCGCCGAGGGCGCCGAGGCCGAGCGCGAGGCACAAGCACTCTGA
- a CDS encoding TetR/AcrR family transcriptional regulator has translation MPAVREPKTRERLSREVLSASALELADREGLDAVTIRRVATDNSVTPMALYWHFADKEALFDGIAERIYAEVKLPEPVAAWDADLRAVLVALLEALRGHPLAAEMVPSRIMKSEPGLAIAERVIALLRSARFSPAEAAQTGMFLLCSIVELVAMEPGHDKRLDVDARDAELRTKRATLESMDPKKYPTLLESTEFFLFCPSEEVYFARGIDFLVAGTRGIQPA, from the coding sequence ATGCCCGCCGTACGCGAACCGAAGACCCGCGAGCGACTGAGCCGCGAGGTACTCTCGGCCAGCGCGCTTGAACTCGCCGACCGCGAGGGGCTCGACGCCGTCACGATCAGGCGCGTCGCAACCGATAATTCGGTCACCCCGATGGCCCTGTACTGGCATTTCGCCGACAAAGAGGCACTGTTCGACGGCATCGCCGAGCGCATCTACGCCGAAGTGAAGCTGCCGGAGCCGGTCGCCGCGTGGGATGCCGATTTGCGCGCCGTACTCGTCGCGCTGCTCGAGGCCTTGCGCGGGCATCCGCTCGCCGCTGAGATGGTGCCGTCACGCATCATGAAGTCGGAGCCGGGCCTCGCCATCGCCGAGCGAGTGATCGCGCTGCTGCGTTCTGCCCGGTTCTCACCGGCCGAAGCCGCACAGACGGGAATGTTTTTGCTCTGCTCGATCGTCGAACTCGTCGCCATGGAGCCCGGTCACGACAAGCGGCTCGATGTCGACGCCCGTGACGCCGAGCTTCGCACGAAGCGGGCGACGCTCGAGTCGATGGACCCGAAGAAGTACCCAACCCTGCTCGAGTCGACCGAGTTCTTCTTGTTCTGCCCGAGCGAAGAGGTGTACTTCGCGCGCGGCATCGACTTTCTCGTGGCCGGCACCCGGGGCATCCAGCCCGCGTAG
- a CDS encoding PPOX class F420-dependent oxidoreductase: protein MTATVPADYAHLLEDANYAALGTIRPDGTVQVNPMWFLYDGEVLRFTHTTKRAKYRNLQLNPTMSLMVIDPANPFRYLEVRGKLIEAVPDPTGAFYVVLGKRYGNPEQTPPPDSADRVILVMSIEHTTSQ, encoded by the coding sequence ATGACCGCGACCGTACCCGCCGACTACGCCCACCTGCTCGAAGACGCGAACTACGCGGCGCTCGGCACCATTCGGCCCGACGGAACGGTGCAGGTGAACCCCATGTGGTTCCTCTACGACGGTGAGGTGCTGCGCTTCACGCACACCACGAAGCGTGCCAAGTACCGCAACCTGCAGCTCAACCCCACGATGTCGCTGATGGTCATCGACCCGGCGAATCCGTTCCGCTATCTCGAGGTGCGCGGAAAGCTCATCGAAGCGGTGCCCGACCCCACCGGAGCGTTCTACGTCGTGCTCGGCAAGCGTTATGGCAACCCCGAGCAGACTCCGCCGCCCGACAGCGCCGACCGGGTCATTCTGGTGATGAGCATCGAGCACACCACCAGCCAGTAG
- a CDS encoding ATP-binding protein → MARRFTSEYAEYSSPVPYLPRIVDAELSESIAGLPAVAIDGPKAVGKTATASRISRSTIRVDRDDERALLQADPSRLLRLEHPLLLDEWQLFPSLWDTIRRNVDDDPTAGSYILTGSASPTDSRIHSGAGRIVRLRMRPMAFSERQLATPSVSMRDLLADSATLVSGESPVTITAYADEITRSGFPAIRALEGVHVGKALDGYLAAIVDHDFAEAGFTVRRPAALRAWLAAYAAASSTTATSDAILHAATAGDSTKPAKTTAQDYREVLTRLWLLDEVPGWVPTRNRLSRLGQAPKHQLADPALAARLMGVSADALINRAYVGVPQLRDGPLLGALFESLVTLSVRVCAQASGGRVSHLRTHSGDREIDLIVEREDGKVLALEVKLAATVDDNDVRHLKWLREKIGDDLLDAAVITTGKAAYRRPDGIAVIPLALLGP, encoded by the coding sequence ATGGCTAGACGCTTCACTAGTGAATATGCCGAGTATTCTTCACCTGTGCCATACCTTCCCCGAATTGTCGATGCCGAGCTCTCGGAATCGATCGCTGGTTTGCCAGCTGTAGCGATTGATGGGCCTAAGGCAGTGGGTAAAACCGCCACTGCCTCCCGAATCTCTCGTTCGACTATTCGAGTCGACCGAGACGACGAACGCGCTCTGCTTCAGGCTGACCCTTCACGTCTGTTGCGCCTCGAGCACCCGCTCTTGCTCGATGAGTGGCAGCTGTTCCCCTCGCTCTGGGACACCATTCGCCGCAACGTCGACGACGATCCGACGGCTGGCAGCTACATTCTGACGGGAAGCGCGAGCCCGACCGATAGCCGCATTCATTCCGGAGCAGGGCGCATCGTGCGTTTGAGAATGAGACCGATGGCCTTCTCTGAGCGCCAGCTCGCAACGCCGTCGGTGAGTATGCGCGACCTCCTTGCCGATTCGGCGACACTCGTCTCCGGCGAGAGCCCGGTCACCATCACGGCTTATGCAGATGAGATAACCCGATCGGGCTTTCCTGCCATCAGGGCGCTTGAAGGCGTGCACGTGGGAAAGGCCCTCGACGGATATCTCGCGGCGATCGTCGACCATGATTTCGCGGAGGCTGGGTTTACCGTCAGAAGGCCGGCAGCCTTACGGGCGTGGCTGGCGGCGTATGCCGCAGCCAGTTCGACCACGGCAACCTCAGACGCGATTCTTCACGCTGCCACTGCAGGTGACTCGACCAAGCCTGCGAAAACCACGGCACAAGATTATCGAGAGGTGCTGACGCGATTGTGGCTGCTCGACGAAGTGCCGGGGTGGGTTCCCACGCGCAACCGGCTCAGCCGGCTCGGCCAGGCGCCGAAACACCAGCTCGCCGACCCCGCCCTAGCGGCCAGGCTGATGGGCGTTTCAGCCGACGCTCTCATCAATCGAGCTTATGTCGGCGTACCGCAACTGCGTGATGGCCCCCTGCTCGGCGCGCTCTTCGAATCGCTCGTCACCCTCAGCGTGCGCGTCTGTGCGCAAGCATCGGGCGGGCGGGTAAGCCATCTGCGCACCCACAGCGGTGACCGCGAGATCGATCTGATTGTCGAGAGAGAGGATGGAAAAGTTCTGGCGCTCGAGGTGAAGCTCGCGGCTACGGTCGACGACAACGACGTTCGGCATCTGAAATGGCTTCGAGAGAAGATCGGCGACGACCTCCTCGATGCCGCAGTTATCACCACGGGTAAGGCAGCGTACCGTCGGCCTGACGGCATCGCGGTGATTCCACTGGCGTTGCTCGGCCCGTGA
- a CDS encoding methylated-DNA--[protein]-cysteine S-methyltransferase — protein MSIRHSILRTPQIGEVILVAERRDGDGADALVGVYFPGHWTKPDFGAFGPAVAEGDDILLAEAATQLRQYLAGERREFDVPMALAGTPFQEQVWAMLQEVPYGETTTYGELAERLGGRSLARMVGQAVGHNPLSIMVGCHRVVGANGSLTGYAGGLERKEFLLTLEGSALAPSRLF, from the coding sequence ATGAGCATTCGCCACAGCATTCTCAGAACGCCGCAGATCGGCGAGGTCATCCTGGTCGCCGAACGCCGCGATGGCGATGGCGCTGATGCACTGGTCGGGGTGTACTTTCCGGGGCACTGGACCAAGCCCGATTTCGGGGCGTTCGGCCCGGCGGTCGCCGAGGGCGACGACATACTGCTCGCCGAGGCGGCGACACAGCTGCGCCAGTACCTTGCGGGGGAGCGCCGCGAGTTCGACGTGCCGATGGCCCTCGCCGGAACACCGTTTCAAGAGCAGGTGTGGGCGATGCTGCAAGAAGTTCCCTATGGCGAGACGACCACGTACGGCGAGCTCGCCGAACGGCTCGGCGGCCGTTCACTGGCGCGGATGGTCGGGCAGGCCGTGGGGCACAATCCCCTGTCGATCATGGTCGGCTGCCACCGCGTCGTCGGCGCGAACGGATCCCTGACCGGATACGCGGGTGGCCTCGAGCGCAAGGAGTTCCTGCTCACCCTCGAGGGCTCCGCCCTCGCCCCGAGCCGCCTCTTCTAG
- a CDS encoding NAD-dependent succinate-semialdehyde dehydrogenase, with protein MSTTSSLSSTVGGTDAREHALLESVPSGLFIGGKWVDSADGSTLDVFDPSTGARIKTIASATAADGIAALDAAVAAQQSWASTAPRVRGEILRRAFDLLTERADDFALLMTLEMGKPLAEARGEVTYGGEFLRWFSEEAVRVAGRYGQNPEGTGTMVVSQRPVGPCFLITPWNFPLAMATRKIAPALAAGCTVVIKPAALTPLTTLAFVALLEEVGLPAGVVNVLTTSNSAAVSDPIIADSRLRKLSFTGSTPVGVALMKQAADNVLRTSMELGGNAPFVVFGDADLDKAVDGAVAAKFRNTGQACTAANRFIVHSSVAGAFASRLSERVGAMIVGRGTGEGVNIGPLINDKAVDKADSLVLDAISRGARLVIGGSRVDDTSGSFYEPTVLTGVTRDSEILREEIFGPVVTIVEFDSEDEAVELANGTEYGLAAYVFTQDLARGQRMIDRVDTGMMGLNVGIISNAAAPFGGVKQSGLGREGGLEGIHEYLSTKYTLIPR; from the coding sequence GTGAGCACTACCTCTTCTCTTTCGTCCACGGTGGGCGGTACGGATGCCCGCGAGCACGCTCTGCTCGAATCGGTGCCGAGCGGGCTGTTCATCGGCGGCAAGTGGGTCGACAGCGCGGACGGCTCGACTCTCGACGTGTTCGACCCGTCGACCGGCGCGCGCATCAAGACGATCGCGAGTGCGACTGCGGCAGACGGCATCGCCGCGCTCGACGCTGCGGTTGCGGCGCAGCAGAGCTGGGCATCCACTGCCCCGCGCGTGCGCGGCGAGATACTGCGGCGGGCGTTCGACCTGCTCACCGAGCGGGCAGACGACTTCGCGCTGCTGATGACGCTCGAAATGGGCAAGCCGCTCGCCGAGGCGCGCGGTGAGGTCACGTACGGCGGCGAGTTTTTGCGCTGGTTCAGCGAAGAGGCCGTGCGGGTGGCCGGGCGTTACGGGCAGAACCCCGAGGGCACCGGAACGATGGTGGTCTCGCAGCGCCCCGTCGGGCCGTGCTTTCTCATTACGCCGTGGAACTTTCCGCTCGCCATGGCCACGCGCAAGATCGCGCCCGCGCTGGCTGCCGGATGCACCGTGGTCATCAAGCCCGCGGCGCTGACTCCGCTCACCACCCTGGCGTTCGTGGCGCTGCTCGAAGAGGTCGGATTGCCCGCGGGAGTCGTGAACGTGCTCACCACGTCGAACTCGGCGGCCGTGTCAGACCCGATCATCGCCGACTCGCGCCTGCGTAAGCTCAGCTTCACGGGCTCGACGCCGGTGGGTGTGGCGCTCATGAAGCAGGCGGCCGACAACGTACTTCGCACCTCGATGGAGCTCGGCGGCAACGCCCCGTTCGTGGTGTTCGGCGACGCCGACCTCGACAAGGCGGTCGACGGGGCGGTGGCCGCGAAGTTCCGCAACACGGGGCAGGCCTGCACGGCCGCCAACCGGTTCATCGTGCACTCCTCGGTGGCCGGCGCCTTCGCTTCGCGGCTCAGTGAACGTGTCGGCGCGATGATCGTCGGGCGCGGAACCGGCGAGGGCGTGAACATCGGCCCGCTCATCAACGACAAGGCGGTCGACAAGGCCGACTCGCTCGTGCTCGACGCCATCTCTCGCGGCGCCCGCCTCGTGATCGGCGGCTCGCGCGTCGACGACACGAGCGGCAGTTTCTACGAGCCGACCGTGCTCACCGGCGTCACCCGCGACAGCGAGATTCTGCGCGAAGAGATCTTCGGGCCCGTCGTCACCATCGTCGAATTCGACTCCGAAGACGAGGCCGTCGAGCTCGCGAACGGCACCGAATACGGTCTCGCCGCCTACGTCTTCACCCAAGACCTCGCCCGCGGGCAGCGGATGATCGACCGCGTCGACACCGGAATGATGGGCCTGAACGTGGGCATCATCTCCAACGCCGCCGCGCCCTTCGGTGGCGTCAAGCAGTCGGGCCTCGGTCGCGAGGGTGGTCTCGAGGGCATCCACGAGTACCTCTCCACCAAGTACACCCTCATCCCCCGCTGA
- a CDS encoding pyridoxal phosphate-dependent decarboxylase family protein, which yields MTANPDDFHAALTRASAGALEWIDSIPDRKVAPSANVNEMHAVFAGPLQDSPTDPATVVDELARLAEPGLMAMPSGRFFGWVIGGTLPASLGADWLVSAWDQNAAMRYASPATAAIEQVAGEWLLEALGLPATAELGFTTGATTANFTGLAPARAYLLDRVGWDVNTKGMSGSPRITVLASAERHTSVDLALRYLGFGAPSVVPADDQGRIVVDELRAALDAVAHEAATLGETPAPIILCLQAGNLHSGAFDPMAEAITLAHERGAWVHVDGAFGLWAAASPSLRAQLAGVELADSWATDAHKTLNVPYDCGVAIVSRPGVARAALGTQTAYLIRATGDAPDPMDLTPEMSRRARGVPVWAALKQLGRSGLVALIDGLVANAQSLATELAALPGVSVLNDVVFTQVCLSFGSDERTREVTARLIAEGAVWMSGSKWSGRDVLRISVSNWSTDAADVAFSVAAVRRAMELT from the coding sequence ATGACCGCGAACCCCGACGACTTTCACGCCGCACTGACGCGGGCGTCGGCGGGCGCGCTCGAGTGGATCGACTCCATACCCGACCGTAAGGTCGCACCGAGCGCCAACGTCAACGAAATGCACGCCGTGTTCGCGGGCCCGCTGCAGGATTCCCCGACCGACCCCGCGACGGTGGTCGACGAGCTGGCGCGGCTCGCCGAGCCCGGGCTCATGGCGATGCCCTCCGGCCGCTTCTTCGGCTGGGTCATCGGCGGCACACTGCCCGCCTCGCTCGGCGCCGACTGGCTGGTCAGCGCCTGGGATCAGAACGCTGCGATGCGCTATGCCTCCCCCGCAACGGCGGCGATCGAGCAGGTCGCGGGCGAGTGGCTGCTCGAGGCGCTCGGCCTTCCTGCGACGGCCGAGCTCGGCTTCACCACCGGCGCGACCACGGCCAACTTCACCGGTCTCGCCCCCGCCCGGGCGTATCTGCTCGACCGCGTCGGCTGGGACGTGAACACGAAGGGCATGAGCGGCAGCCCGCGCATCACGGTGCTCGCCAGCGCCGAACGACACACCTCGGTCGACCTCGCCCTGCGATACCTCGGGTTCGGCGCGCCGAGCGTCGTTCCCGCCGATGACCAGGGGCGCATCGTGGTCGACGAGCTGCGCGCGGCCCTCGACGCCGTCGCGCACGAAGCGGCGACCCTCGGAGAGACGCCCGCCCCGATCATCCTGTGCCTGCAGGCGGGAAACCTGCACTCGGGCGCCTTCGACCCGATGGCCGAGGCCATTACGCTGGCGCACGAACGCGGCGCCTGGGTTCACGTCGATGGCGCCTTCGGGTTGTGGGCCGCCGCGAGCCCGTCGCTTCGGGCTCAGCTCGCGGGCGTCGAGCTCGCCGATTCCTGGGCGACGGATGCCCACAAGACCCTCAACGTGCCCTATGACTGTGGCGTGGCGATCGTGTCGCGCCCCGGCGTCGCGCGCGCCGCTCTCGGCACGCAGACCGCGTACCTGATCCGGGCGACGGGTGACGCGCCCGACCCGATGGATCTCACGCCCGAGATGTCGCGACGGGCGCGCGGGGTTCCCGTCTGGGCCGCGCTCAAACAGCTCGGCCGCAGCGGTCTTGTTGCACTGATCGACGGCCTGGTCGCGAACGCGCAGTCGCTCGCCACCGAACTCGCCGCGCTGCCCGGCGTCTCCGTATTGAACGACGTCGTCTTCACGCAGGTGTGCCTCAGCTTCGGCAGCGACGAGCGCACCCGCGAGGTCACCGCACGGCTCATCGCCGAGGGGGCGGTGTGGATGTCCGGGTCGAAGTGGAGCGGCCGCGACGTACTGCGCATCTCGGTCAGCAACTGGTCGACCGACGCCGCCGACGTGGCCTTCTCGGTCGCGGCGGTTCGCCGGGCGATGGAGCTGACGTGA
- a CDS encoding mismatch-specific DNA-glycosylase — MSPTRTTVTRAELKGFTGQTLPDLVGPEVRLLFVGINPGLRAVAVQAHFGGGSNRFYPALYRAGITRQQISASNGFKPEDLAELKQRGIGITSLVARASARADELSPAELREGAVLLDERVRMIGPTIVAMLGITAYRAAFGRPKAVVGPQPETLGGAPLWVVPNPSGLNAHAPLAVLAATYREVAIAAGIAVYDPPTV; from the coding sequence GTGAGCCCGACCCGCACGACCGTCACGCGGGCCGAACTCAAGGGCTTCACGGGGCAGACGCTGCCCGATCTGGTGGGGCCCGAGGTGCGGCTGTTGTTCGTGGGCATCAACCCGGGGCTGCGTGCGGTGGCGGTGCAGGCGCACTTCGGCGGGGGCAGCAACCGGTTCTATCCGGCGCTGTACCGCGCCGGCATCACGAGGCAGCAGATCTCGGCCTCGAACGGATTCAAGCCCGAAGACCTCGCCGAGCTGAAGCAGCGCGGCATCGGCATCACGAGTCTGGTGGCCCGGGCATCCGCTCGCGCCGACGAGCTGTCGCCGGCCGAGCTTCGTGAAGGTGCTGTGCTGCTCGACGAACGGGTGCGGATGATCGGGCCCACCATCGTGGCCATGCTCGGCATCACCGCCTACCGCGCCGCCTTCGGGCGCCCGAAGGCCGTTGTGGGGCCCCAGCCTGAGACGCTCGGCGGGGCGCCGCTCTGGGTGGTGCCCAACCCGAGTGGGCTCAATGCGCACGCGCCGCTCGCCGTGCTCGCCGCCACGTACCGCGAGGTGGCGATCGCCGCCGGCATCGCCGTCTACGACCCGCCCACGGTCTGA
- a CDS encoding TA system VapC family ribonuclease toxin, with protein sequence MIVLDVNVLIAAFREDHAHHILARPWLINIFAAESAVVIPDFVWVGFVRIVTNSHIFEVPSTLDEAFGFVAALTESPAYRSVPGIAGGLRLFEDVSREAGASANLVSDAYIAAVARSLACPVGSFDRDFRRFTGVELVMPG encoded by the coding sequence ATGATCGTGCTCGACGTGAACGTGCTCATTGCCGCGTTCCGTGAAGACCACGCGCATCACATTCTCGCTCGGCCATGGCTCATCAACATCTTCGCCGCCGAATCGGCTGTAGTCATTCCCGACTTCGTTTGGGTCGGATTCGTTCGAATCGTCACAAACTCGCACATCTTCGAGGTGCCCTCGACCCTCGACGAGGCTTTCGGCTTCGTCGCCGCGCTGACTGAAAGCCCCGCCTATCGATCCGTTCCCGGCATCGCAGGCGGGCTGCGGCTCTTCGAAGACGTCAGTCGAGAGGCGGGCGCAAGCGCTAACCTCGTCAGCGATGCGTACATCGCGGCCGTTGCCCGATCATTGGCCTGCCCGGTGGGGTCATTCGATCGCGATTTTCGGCGATTCACGGGGGTTGAGCTCGTGATGCCAGGATGA
- a CDS encoding transglycosylase domain-containing protein: protein MPAHKRKTTGVLGAILGLVGVSVVAGVLVTAVVTPAVAVTGVAVDSSLSVFQNLPSYIKPDTLSQTSSIYAQNSDGSQTLLASFYDQDRQEVGWNDISQYFKDAIVSTEDPRFYVHGGMDVQSTVRAFVANTVSGGITSGASTISQQYVKNILVQRAEAISDPTQEAAAYADATATTTDRKLKEMKLAIGLEKEYSKDDILLGYMNIALFGGRVYGIQAASQYYFGVNAKDLTLPQAASLAAMVNEPEGLRIDIADNIPANKARRDEDVLASMLKEHAITQATYAAAVATPVTPNITAPSTGCQTATNGAGFFCDYVKDIILNDKTFGDTADDRTNALNKGGYKIITTLDTKLQAAANQSVSDYVPQSMSSVDIGGAFVTVQPGTGKVLAMAQNKNYSQDPSADPATNTAINYSTDAAYGGSTGFQNGSTEKLFVLMDWLKTGHSLGDIVNGSNNQKFTANNITNSCGDTVSGTYTAGNDAGESGGNASVLTQFEDSVNNAFLNMASKLDLCDINSIASAFGMHRADGANMDTGLYATVLGGNEVAPLTMAAAYAGVANNGMFCSPVAISSITDSTGAAVAVPQSTCTQAIDPKIAQAALYAMQAVIQNGTATPGNPGDGTPHFGKTGTTDAEKDVWLVGGTSKLVSASWVGNVTGNVSIRNTAVTGGNGDTVYSGLSRLYVWKEFYENAADSYGGDSFPAPSYSYTRNTAPAPAPTPTATPTPTPTPAPTATSGADAGSGGSGSGGSGSGDAGKPTPSATP from the coding sequence ATGCCAGCCCACAAACGTAAGACGACCGGTGTTCTCGGGGCCATTCTCGGCCTGGTCGGGGTGAGCGTGGTCGCCGGCGTGCTCGTCACGGCCGTCGTCACCCCTGCCGTGGCAGTGACGGGCGTGGCGGTCGACAGTTCGCTGAGCGTGTTCCAGAACCTGCCGAGCTACATCAAGCCCGACACGCTGAGCCAGACGTCGAGCATCTACGCGCAGAACTCCGACGGCTCGCAGACCCTGCTCGCCTCGTTCTACGACCAAGACCGTCAAGAGGTCGGCTGGAACGACATCTCGCAATACTTCAAAGACGCGATCGTGTCGACCGAAGACCCGCGTTTCTACGTGCACGGCGGCATGGATGTTCAGAGCACCGTTCGGGCGTTCGTCGCGAATACCGTGTCTGGCGGCATCACCTCGGGCGCATCCACTATCTCCCAGCAGTACGTCAAGAACATCTTGGTGCAACGCGCCGAAGCCATCAGCGACCCGACGCAAGAGGCCGCGGCCTACGCCGACGCCACGGCGACCACCACCGACCGCAAGCTCAAAGAGATGAAACTCGCCATCGGGCTCGAGAAGGAATACAGCAAAGACGACATTCTGCTCGGCTACATGAACATCGCCCTCTTCGGCGGGCGCGTCTACGGCATTCAGGCGGCTTCGCAGTATTACTTCGGCGTGAACGCGAAAGATCTGACGCTGCCCCAGGCGGCGAGCCTGGCGGCAATGGTGAACGAGCCCGAAGGCTTGCGCATCGACATCGCCGATAACATTCCGGCCAACAAGGCGCGCCGTGACGAAGACGTGCTGGCCTCGATGCTCAAAGAGCACGCCATCACGCAGGCCACCTACGCCGCGGCCGTCGCCACCCCTGTCACCCCGAACATCACCGCGCCCTCGACCGGCTGCCAGACGGCGACCAATGGCGCGGGCTTCTTCTGCGACTACGTCAAAGACATCATTCTGAACGACAAGACTTTCGGTGACACAGCGGATGACCGTACCAACGCCCTCAACAAGGGTGGCTACAAGATCATCACGACCCTCGACACGAAATTGCAGGCCGCCGCGAATCAGTCGGTGAGCGACTACGTGCCGCAATCCATGTCGTCAGTCGACATCGGCGGCGCGTTCGTCACCGTGCAACCGGGCACCGGCAAGGTGCTGGCCATGGCGCAGAACAAGAATTACAGTCAGGATCCGTCGGCCGATCCGGCCACGAACACAGCGATCAACTACAGTACCGATGCCGCGTACGGCGGCTCGACCGGGTTCCAGAATGGCTCGACCGAGAAGCTGTTCGTGCTGATGGACTGGCTGAAGACCGGGCATTCGCTCGGCGACATCGTGAACGGGTCGAACAACCAGAAGTTCACCGCCAACAACATCACGAATAGTTGTGGTGACACGGTCAGCGGTACCTATACCGCCGGTAACGATGCGGGGGAGTCGGGCGGCAACGCCTCTGTGCTCACTCAGTTCGAGGACTCCGTGAACAACGCGTTCCTCAACATGGCGTCGAAACTCGACCTGTGCGACATCAACTCCATCGCCTCGGCGTTCGGCATGCACCGGGCCGACGGTGCGAACATGGACACCGGCCTCTATGCCACCGTGCTCGGCGGCAACGAGGTCGCCCCGCTGACCATGGCGGCCGCCTACGCCGGTGTGGCCAACAACGGCATGTTCTGCTCGCCCGTCGCCATATCGAGCATCACCGATTCGACCGGGGCAGCGGTTGCTGTGCCACAGAGCACCTGCACGCAGGCCATCGACCCGAAGATCGCCCAGGCCGCGCTGTACGCGATGCAGGCGGTCATCCAGAACGGAACGGCGACCCCCGGCAACCCGGGCGACGGCACCCCGCACTTCGGCAAGACCGGAACCACCGACGCCGAGAAAGACGTCTGGCTGGTCGGCGGCACGTCGAAGCTGGTCTCTGCTTCGTGGGTCGGCAACGTGACCGGCAACGTCTCGATTCGAAACACGGCGGTGACCGGCGGCAACGGCGACACGGTGTACAGCGGCCTCTCGCGGCTGTACGTGTGGAAAGAGTTCTACGAGAACGCCGCCGACTCGTACGGCGGCGACAGCTTCCCGGCCCCGAGCTACAGCTACACGCGCAACACGGCGCCCGCGCCCGCGCCGACCCCGACGGCCACTCCGACACCGACGCCCACCCCGGCCCCCACGGCGACGAGTGGTGCTGATGCAGGGTCGGGCGGCAGCGGCAGCGGCGGCTCCGGCTCGGGTGACGCAGGCAAACCGACTCCCTCGGCGACGCCCTAA